The window GAACAATTACTTTGTTAATCAATAGCGCCAGCAGAGCCTCAAATGGTAGTCAAAAGCCACTGAATATACTACGACGTTTATTGTTCTTTCTATCCATCGTATTGAGGAATTAACCTTGACTGACTTTCATGTTGAGAGCGACCAATCACAATAGCACAATGATACATGGGTACAAACTGGTTTGAAATACGCGGATTATGTCGTTTAATCTAATAACTTCCTACTTCCTACTTCCTTCTCTATCAATTGGCCTAGATTGAGGCATTATTCTCTCATTCTATGATTCGAGTACCATAAGACCAGGAAAGCTATATCTTCATTTGGGACCATACTCGTACAGCCATATATCAAAGATGAATAGACGAAGAACCGAGTGCGAAACGGCTTACCCTAAAGTAGTTTATGTAACGGTTTGTGTCGATAACTCATTAGAGTATCTATAACAGATACCAGGCATTGCTCCATTGAAAGTTTGTTTCGAAGTGGACAGCAAATCGTCTCATTCTTGGGCAATTGAATACGATGGTTTTATAGCTCTACGGAGCTATGGTCAAAATCACGGGTTTATATCGTGAACTCGGGATTTTACCTCGCGAAAACCCATCAGCTCGTATGAGGCTGTCTTCAATGCTCTATCCACCGAGTAGAGAATGCGGACCGACACAACCAGACGTATGATCAATTCTATTTTTGTATTGATCTTACATACACCGCCGCATTGTAAAGGGATTTCTGCATCTACTGTGACAAATTTGTGTGGATTTATCAAGTCAATGCTACACATCACGCACGACCTATTGTGGTTCGTATAGACCCCAATGCAACAGCTGTAAGCAACACACCCACGGACCGGCAGACTGGCGTCTTTTGCTTTCCTAGTAAGGAAAGTCCCTAGCCTAGTATGGACCCAAAAGTTTTGGCAGATCTGTTTCAGTGCCATGATGTTCTCGATGCTATTTGAGCTTCCATGGAAATACCGACATGACACCTGCAGTTGTTTACGTTGATGACAGTCGAGTACAGTATTATCATGACACATTGGTGGACAATATTGGAGTAGTATTCGGCATTCAACAAATAATCGTTTCAGGAAGGTTGGCTGTATGAACAGTGGGAAAACGGCAAAGTTGCGTTGCAGCCGAAATCCATCGCGAGCTGCTGCAACGGGGTCCAGTAGGGGTTTTGAGGACGGGACTGCAATGCCGATACGATCCATATCAAGCAGAAAAATGCGATGCAATGGAGCTCTAGATTGAGAGGGGGCTCACGAGATCAGGCGACAGAGTTTCGGGTAAGGACCGAAATACAATGACTTGGGCCGTTGACAACGAGATAATGTTTCATTGACTACTGAATTCGAGATGCAGTCCGCTGATAGACATGATAGGGCAGATAGCTCCCACTAAGAGGGAATCTGGGTCTAAGGACCAAGGGTTGACTCGATGAGATCGAGTAATGGAATTTATTCTACAGTTTGCAACTAAGCCCAATCTGGTCGGGGTGTAAGTACCGGTATCTCAGTCGCCTCGTAACAGTGATAAGGAAGTGTCACTAGCCAATTGTGTGTCCTCGTTTATATCCGCCTGGGGTAAATGCCCCTCTTGTGGCATGGCTGGCTCTGATAGCATCTGCATGGCATTTTTTACCAAGCCGAATCTATGCGATGACCATGTCTACCTCTCTACTTTTTCATTTCTGCAGTTTTGCAGATTGGATACTACTACAAGGAAATTGTAGATCATTCTACTCAGGACAACAGAGACGTAAAGAAATTGTCCTACCGTCTACGTCAACACAAGTCCAAAGACGCTGCAGCAGCCACTCATACACTGATACCAAGCATTTGCTCCATGGATTTTAGAGTCTCGCATGTGGGGGCACCCACTAAAACACGACCTGGGTCCCTTGTACCTCGACTCATCTCTCCGCAATATTCGTTGCACTTCCGTGCCGATAGAGGCGCATACGTACGTaccttggcaagcttgacgaGATGTCGATGAATGAATCATGTTGAGGTAGCCTTACGTTGGAATTACCTAAGATCGTTGGGATATCTTCCATGGTGATTGTTGTCTGAAAGTACCCAAGatacaaaagtcaattgcACATGagataaaacaaaagaaTAACGTTTCAACTACCGGAAATGCAAAGCACTTTAGCTGTTCAGCTAGACCAACCACAGCCAATGTGGCCGCCGGCGAGGATCCTGGTATTACCGGCTAGTTATCTACAGTAGCAACCAACGGTcgggtctgggtctggggaTGGCGATCGAGCTGATAGTGGCTGCTGATGGCTGATAACCTACCTGCATATCTACCTGCATTACAGTGGGCAGACATGAACCTCGCATCAAGTTAGATGGAGGGGACCCAATCTCAATCACCAAACCATAAATACCAAGCTTGCCCGTCACCCTCGACAACCGCGttttccaagacaagaagaacgaggtGGAGAAGATCCAGTCCTTCTCAATCAGTCCCTCTATTACTGTTAGGCAAGAGTGccatcatatcatctttttttctgcTCTTGGATTTAATCCCAGTCTGCCAGCCCTACATCACTGTCACCTGCACGTCATAGCccctcgtctcgtcttggaGTTGCAATACAGAAAAGTCAATCACTTTCAAAGTTGCTCCTGACACTTTTTTTGGCTTTtatttcttcatcataaCATCACACCGTTTTATTTCCACCACACATCGACGCCATGGAAACCAGATCAAGATTTAAAACCTTTGCCGACAAGGTCGCCGTCGAGTCTGAACCTGGCCTGACGAGCACACAGCTTATGGTATGAGACCGCACATGCTTTATCGTCCCTGGCGCTAGGGCATAATGCAACGCGACCTGCAAAACAGAGCTGTACTAAACTCTTCCACAGCTCACGAACCATGATCTCAAGCCtgtcgagaaggagcgcCGACAATGGGGTCCTTGGAACTTTGTCGGTTTCTGGATCGCCGAttctttcaacatcaacacctgGATGATCTCGTCAGCCATGATCGTCAACGGACTTTCATGGTGGCAGGCCTGGCTTTGTGTCTGGATCGGTTACAGCATTACTGGTATATTTGTCGCCATTAACGCGCGACCCGGTGCCGTCTACCACATCAGTTTCCCCGTCATCAACAGAAGCTCTTTTGGTATCTGGGGTGCCTTGTGGCCTGTTTTGAACCGTGCTGCTATGGGTATGTCATAGCTCCTTCCCTAACTACCTATGCGACTCGTCATTAACACTGAATAGCTTGCGTCTGGTATGGAGTTCAAGCCTACATTGGCGGCAATTGTGTCTATCTCATGATTCGATCCATCTGGAAGTCATGGGAAAACGTCCCCAACTCATTcagcaaggatgctggcACAGACACCGCTCACTTCGCTTCCtttatcatcttctggaTTTGCTCCCTGCCAGCACTCTGGTTCCCTGTTCACCAACTCCGACACCTGTTCACAGCCAAGGCCTACGTTGTTCCCGTTGCCGGAATCACTTTCCTCGCCTGGACCATCTCGCGTGCTGGTGGCATTGGTCCCATCATTAAGCAGCCCAACACCGTTCACGGCGGCGATCTGGCTTGGGAAATTGTCAAGGGTATTATGTCATCAATTTCCAACTTTGCGACACTTATCGTCAACGCCAGCGATTTCTCCCGATTTGCACAGAAGCCCAAAGACGCCTTATGGTCACAGCTAATCACCATTCCTTTCGGCTTTGCTATTACCTCTTTTATCGGAATTATTGTCTCTTCTGCTTCTACTACCCTATATGGAAAAGCCATCTGGAACCCCCTTGACTTGCTTGACGAATTTATAAACGACGGAAACTCTGCTGAACGCTTCGGTGTCTTCTTCATTGCATCGTCATTTACACTAGCTCAGCTCGGTACAAATCTGGCAGCGAACAGCGTATCAGC is drawn from Fusarium graminearum PH-1 chromosome 3, whole genome shotgun sequence and contains these coding sequences:
- a CDS encoding uracil permease → METRSRFKTFADKVAVESEPGLTSTQLMLTNHDLKPVEKERRQWGPWNFVGFWIADSFNINTWMISSAMIVNGLSWWQAWLCVWIGYSITGIFVAINARPGAVYHISFPVINRSSFGIWGALWPVLNRAAMACVWYGVQAYIGGNCVYLMIRSIWKSWENVPNSFSKDAGTDTAHFASFIIFWICSLPALWFPVHQLRHLFTAKAYVVPVAGITFLAWTISRAGGIGPIIKQPNTVHGGDLAWEIVKGIMSSISNFATLIVNASDFSRFAQKPKDALWSQLITIPFGFAITSFIGIIVSSASTTLYGKAIWNPLDLLDEFINDGNSAERFGVFFIASSFTLAQLGTNLAANSVSAGNDLTALLPRWINIRRGSYICACLGLVICPWQLLKDSNQFTTYLSAYSVFLSSIAGVMICDYYIVRKGYLDAKELYDARKEGPYYYTAGFNWRGYAAYICGIVINVVGFADAVGAKNVPIGAVHVYQLNYFCGFGVSMLVYYALCKLSPVPATSDRWMEVGDEIDDLRLAYNSRSPSYDEENATGEPSKAAEDTKQF